A genomic stretch from Clavelina lepadiformis chromosome 5, kaClaLepa1.1, whole genome shotgun sequence includes:
- the LOC143461005 gene encoding large ribosomal subunit protein eL38 → MPRQIKEIKDFLLTARRADAKSVKIKKNKDNTKFKVRCSRYLYTLVIQDKDKAEKLRQSLPPGLSVKELKN, encoded by the exons ATGCCGCGACAAATTAAAGAGATAAAAGATTTTCTCCTGACCGCGCGTCGTGCCGATGCTAAGTCGGTGAAGATAAAGAAGAACAAGGACAACACCAAGTTCAAG GTCCGATGCAGTCGATACCTTTACACGCTCGTCATCCAGGACAAGGATAAAGCGGAGAAATTGCGCCAGTCGCTGCCACCAGGCTTGAGTGTTAAAGAgctcaaaaattaa
- the LOC143459856 gene encoding ceramide glucosyltransferase-like — protein sequence MSWWWLSYLYFIEGLAAFGIGLEIALITMHFVSLIYSKMYMNKKPPELMKAEVEGVSILKPLKGVDPHLEDNLETFFEIDYPQYEILFCIQDEDDPAHEVVRRAMSKHPNIDAKIVTGGSNGKRQGVNPKINNLLPAYDIMKYNLFWICDSGIRVLPLTLRDLVSKMTDKVALVHAVPYTSNRKGFSSMVEKIYFGTQHTRVYIAAHVIGVVCMTGMSTLIRRDYFDKCTGGLGKLSQYIAEDYFMAKYISENGYKLALASYPACQNPGNYGIRSFVDRMTRWTILRIFMVPLAVILEPFSECFLCGLVFSWSCLHYFSWNMLVVFLYHVLVWFLFDHLLFRQLENGHLQMSKCDFLIAWFIRETLTPYIVLRALMNPTIKWRDGRYRLKCGGTVEEVEQDSHIV from the exons ATGTCATGGTGGTGGCTGTCTTATCTTTATTTCATCGAAGGACTGGCAGCGTTCGGGATTGGGCTTGAGATCGCCCTAATAACAATGCATTTTGTTTCCTTGATATACTC AAAAATGTACATGAACAAGAAGCCACCGGAGCTGATGAAGGCGGAGGTTGAGGGAGTCTCCATCTTGAAACCACTCAAAGGAGTCGATCCTCATCTTGAAGacaatttggaaacatttttcgAGATTGATTACCCTCAG taCGAGATTCTGTTCTGCATCCAAGATGAAGATGATCCAGCTCATGAGGTTGTAAGAAGAGCCATGAGCAAACATCCCAACATCGATGCGAAAATAGTCACTGGAG GGAGCAATGGAAAGCGGCAGGGTGTCAACCCTAAGATCAACAATCTTTTACCTGCCTATGACATCatgaaatataatttattttggatTTGTGATTCTGGAATCAGAGTTTTACCGTTGACGTTACGCGACCTTGTTTCAAAGATGACAGACAAGGTGGCGTTGGTGCATGCTGTTCCGTACACATCCAACCGGAAAGGTTTCTCGAGTATGGTTGAGAAG ATATATTTTGGCACACAGCACACGAGAGTTTATATTGCAGCGCATGTTATTGGAGTTGTTTGTATGACTGGGATGTCAACTCTAATAAGGCGGGATTATTTTGACAAGTGCACTGGCGGCCTCGGAAAGTTGTCTCAGTACATCGCGGAGGATTATTTCATGGCAAAATATATCTCGGAAAA TGGCTACAAGCTAGCTCTGGCTTCCTACCCTGCTTGCCAGAACCCTGGGAATTATGGAATAAGAAGCTTTGTCGATCGAATGACCAG ATGGACTATCCTCCGCATCTTCATGGTCCCACTCGCCGTCATCCTGGAGCCATTCTCCGAGTGTTTCCTCTGTGGACTGGTCTTCTCCTGGTCCTGCCTCCACTACTTCTCCTGGAACATGCTCGTCGTCTTCCTCTACCACGTCCTCGTCTGGTTCCTCTTCGATCATCTCCTCTTCAGGCAGCTTGAG AACGGCCATCTACAGATGTCAAAGTGCGACTTTCTCATCGCCTGGTTCATACGGGAGACGCTCACTCCGTACATCGTGCTCCGAGCGTTGATGAACCCGACCATAAAATGGCGGGACGGAAGGTACCGGTTGAAGTGCGGGGGCACCGTCGAGGAGGTGGAGCAGGACAGCCACATCGTCTGA